One region of Corvus cornix cornix isolate S_Up_H32 chromosome 14, ASM73873v5, whole genome shotgun sequence genomic DNA includes:
- the METRN gene encoding LOW QUALITY PROTEIN: meteorin (The sequence of the model RefSeq protein was modified relative to this genomic sequence to represent the inferred CDS: inserted 5 bases in 4 codons) — protein sequence MWALRALCLAGLGAAIGGGAADQCSWRGSGLSQEAGSVEQLSLHCAEGSLEWLYPTGALRLRLAPRLPPTSAAVKGGXPPHVTACIKPTGTFRGXQLYLEREGVLELLLPEAPRPRARCFSWLPQEKVALFLQATPHPDISRRIAAFRYELRGDWLARPALPAASLSAEGACRPCNDTEILMAICTSDFVIRGSIRSVSNDAELQESIIGVSATRIHXQKFPLFQAGGRAGRPVGSIRTPLRCGVKPGPGTFLFTGWLHFGEAWLSCAPRYRDFQRIYEGXQRTRQNPCEFPWTERLRERSPAPQALGDRGAAVTESIPGGHGDGAWRERGTLGLAT from the exons ATGTGGGCGCTGCGGGCGCTGTGCCTGGCCGGGCTGGGGGCGGCCAtcggcggcggcgcggcggaCCAGTGCAGCTGGAGGGGCAG CGGGCTGTCACAGGAAGCTGGCAGCGTggagcagctgtccctgcacTGTGCCGAGGGCTCGCTGGAATGGCTGTACCCCACGGGGGCCCTTCGCCTCCGCCTGGCCCCCCGCCTGCCCCCCACCAGCGCCGCCGTCAAGGGCG AGCCCCCGCATGTCACCGCCTGCATCAAACCCACCGGGACCTTCCGGG CTCAGCTCTACCTGGAGAGGGAgggggtgctggagctgctgctgccggaagccccccggccccgcgcccgctgCTTCAGCTGGCTGCCCCAGGAGAAGGTGGCTCTGTTCCTGCAGGCCACCCCGCACCCCGACATCAGCCGCCGCATCGCCGCCTTCCGCTACGAGCTGCGGGGGGACTGGCTGGCCcgcccggcgctgcccgccgCCAGCCTCAGCGCGGAAG GCGCGTGCCGGCCGTGCAATGACACCGAGATCCTGATGGCCATTTGCACTAGTGACTTTG TGATCCGCGGCAGCATCCGGAGCGTCTCCAACGACGCAGAGCTGCAGGAATCCATCATCGGGGTGAGCGCCACGCGCATCC GCCAGAAATTCCCGCTCTTCcaggcgggcgggcgggcggggcggccggTGGGCAGCATCCGCACCCCGCTGCGCTGCGGGGTCAAGCCAGGCCCCGGCACTTTCCTGTTCACGGGGTGGCTGCATTTCGGGGAGGCCTGGCTGAGCTGCGCGCCCCGGTACCGGGACTTCCAGCGCATCTACGAGGG CCAGCGCACGCGCCAGAACCCCTGCGAGTTCCCGTGGACTGAGCGGCTCCGGGAGCGCAGCCCGGCCCCACAGGCGCTGGGGGACCGCGGTGCTGCCGTCACTGAGAGCATCcctgggggacacggggacgGTGCCTGGAGGGAGCGGGGCACGTTGGGCCTTGCCACGTAG
- the ANTKMT gene encoding LOW QUALITY PROTEIN: adenine nucleotide translocase lysine N-methyltransferase (The sequence of the model RefSeq protein was modified relative to this genomic sequence to represent the inferred CDS: deleted 1 base in 1 codon) gives MEPCWEPGEPGELGEPGWARPGGALGGRGLLALAVASGAAAWATWAVLLMPGFRRVPLRLQVPYQPSSPRQVANALALLRGRAGKTVDLGSGDGRLVLEAHRQGLRPALGYELNPWLLCLANYRAWKAGYHGKVSFVKKDLWKVNLSDCHNVIVFLAPSVKPPLATKLLAELPDDARVVAGRFPFPSWTPSSTLGQGLEQVWAYDMKEVRREAQGSAQGSRI, from the exons ATGGAGCCGTGCTGGGAGCCGGGCGAGCCGGGCGAGCTGGGGGAGCCGGGCTGGGCACGGCCCGGGGGCGCGCTGGGCGGCCGGGGGCTGCTGGCCCTGGCCGTGGCCAGCGGGGCG GCCGCATGGGCCACCTGGGCCGTGCTGCTGATGCCCGGCTTCCGCCGCGTCCCCCTGCGCCTGCAG GTGCCCTACCAGCCCTCCAGCCCCCGGCAAGTGGCCAACGCCCTGGCACTGCTGCGGGGGCGCGCCGGGAAGACCGTGGATCTGGGATCCGGAGATGGACGGCTC GTGCTCGAGGCTCACAGGCAGGGGCTGAGGCCAGCCCTGGGCTATGAGCTCAACCCCTGGCTGCTGTGTCTCGCCAACTACCGTGCCTGGAAGGCCGGGTACCATGGGAAGGTCTCCTTCGTGAAGAAGGATCTGTGGAAG GTGAATCTTTCCGACTGCCACAATGTGATCGTGTTCCTGGCCCCCAGTGTG AAACCTCCCTTGGCCACCAAGCTCCTGGCAGAACTGCCTGACGACGCCCGAGTGGTGGCTGGAcgcttccccttcccctcctggacccccagcagcaccctggggcaggggctggagcaggtcTGGGCCTATGACATGAAGGAGGTGCGGAGAGAAGCGCAGGGCAGCGCCCAGGGAAGCCGGATCTGA
- the CCDC78 gene encoding coiled-coil domain-containing protein 78 isoform X1: protein MDLGIVAENETVQLEDRNEGMHHLGDPQEEMGKLPGSKTDFPGRMVLSEEEKLKISKDLVDLQIETNKMKERYETENFELKNTLQALESRVQELELCSARVTEERDSLRERLQVLESSRQQLAEEFIILKSNYLALGRELDQEVMRNEELTQELLSLAKESPHPAGSAQQSSPELRRGRAAGHPRSARRGKPEDAAAPEHEQQELERNLLGNQDHIKVELEKLKKAHDEQQQKLEERVLALGKELQEAKGAIGDSRHRLAEQSAVLLTSQRQLQEVEAENSRLQLRLKELNEEYRSRLAQYIRDVANYMDSKPSSMTGHDKVPAGQAAMKHFVDSMLRDIRASYKSREEQLARAARGYKKRMKDLAKKHENLLIAYGWPEPAGPSEWHLQKQQNCSVMSPKGGPDPCGSLQTAAGADPLPGEQCRGLWPCRAPLLHHGPRAADKQLPGAESAAGGEGKAGDAAPGAAEEKPERSLCPSSASGAEDLEQERSQLLTRAVVAEEQVSELQEYIDQHLARYKQEILRLRNAESSEVPQAPRARTASHQP from the exons ATGGATCTTGGGATTGTTGCAGAGAATGAGACT GTGCAGCTGGAGGACAGGAACGAGGGGATGCACCACCTTGGAGACCCCcaggaggagatggggaagCTGCCTGGCTCCAAGACAGATTTCCCAGGCAGGATGGTCCtcagtgaagaggaaaaactgaag aTTTCCAAAGACCTCGTGGATCTCCAGATCGAGACAAACAAAATGAAGGAGCGTTATGAGACTGAGAACTTCGAACTGAAAAATACG ctccaggccctggAGAGCCgagtgcaggagctggagctgtgcagtgccagggTCACGGAGGAGCGAGATTCCTTGCGGGAGCGCCTGCAGGTCCTGGAGAGCAGCCGGCAGCAGCTGGCGGAGGAGTTCATCATCCTGAAAAGCAACTACCTGGCCCTTGGCAGAGAGCTGGACCAGGAG GTGATGAGGAATGAGGAGCTGACCCaagagctgctcagcctggccaAAGAGAGCCCCCACCCTGCTGGCTCGGCCCAGCAATCCTCCCCCGAGCTGCGaagagggagagcagcaggacatCCCCGCTCTGCTCGGAGGGGGAAG CCCGAAGACGCAGCTGCCCCTGAACAcgagcagcaggagctggaaagaAAC TTGCTTGGAAACCAGGATCACATAAAAGTGGAgcttgaaaaactgaagaaagcccacgatgagcagcagcagaagctggaggagCGAGT GCTGGcgctggggaaggagctgcaggaggcgAAGGGAGCGATCGGGGACAGCCGGCACCGGCTGGCGGAGCAGTCAGCG gtgctgctcacgtcccagaggcagctccaggaggTGGAGGCAGAGAACTCCCGGCTGCAGCTCCGGCTGAAGGAGCTGAACGAGGAATATCGCTCCCGGCTGGCGCAGTACATCAGGGATGTGGCG AACTACATGGacagcaaacccagcagcatGACAGGACATGACAAGGTCCCGGCTGGCCAGGCTGCCATGAAGCACTTTGTGGACAGCATGCTCAGGGATATCCGGGCTTCCTACAAGTCCcgggaggagcagctggcacGGGCAGCACGTGGGTACAAGAAACGCATGAAGGACTTGGCCAAGAAGCACGAGAACCTGCTGATTGCCTATGG GTGGCCAGAACCAGCAGGTCCCAGTGAGTGGCAccttcagaagcagcagaactgcTCAGTGATGTCACCCAAAGGAGGGCCTGACCCCTGTGGCTCGTTACAGACTGCAGCGGGAGCAGATCCGCTCCCTGGGGAGCAGTGCCGTGGATTGTGGCCCTGCCGAGCTCCACTTCTCCATCACGgacccagagctgctgacaAACAGCTCCCGGGAGCTGAATCGGCTGCGGGAGGAGAAGGCAAAGCTGGAGatgcagctccaggagctgcagaag AAAAGCCTGAAAGAAGCCTCTGCCCTTCCAGTGCCTCGGGAGCA GAGGatctggagcaggagaggagccagCTGCTGACCCGGGCTGtggtggcagaggagcaggtgTCGGAGCTGCAGGAGTACATAGATCAGCACCTTGCCAG GTACAAGCAGGAGATCCTCCGGCTGCGGAACGCTGAGAGCAGCGAGGTGCCCCAAGCGCCCCGCGCCAGGACCGCCAGCCACCAGCCATAG
- the CCDC78 gene encoding coiled-coil domain-containing protein 78 isoform X2 translates to MDLGIVAENETVQLEDRNEGMHHLGDPQEEMGKLPGSKTDFPGRMVLSEEEKLKISKDLVDLQIETNKMKERYETENFELKNTLQALESRVQELELCSARVTEERDSLRERLQVLESSRQQLAEEFIILKSNYLALGRELDQEVMRNEELTQELLSLAKESPHPAGSAQQSSPELRRGRAAGHPRSARRGKPEDAAAPEHEQQELERNLLGNQDHIKVELEKLKKAHDEQQQKLEERVLALGKELQEAKGAIGDSRHRLAEQSAVLLTSQRQLQEVEAENSRLQLRLKELNEEYRSRLAQYIRDVANYMDSKPSSMTGHDKVPAGQAAMKHFVDSMLRDIRASYKSREEQLARAARGYKKRMKDLAKKHENLLIAYGWPEPAGPSEWHLQKQQNCSVMSPKGGPDPCGSLQTAAGADPLPGEQCRGLWPCRAPLLHHGPRAADKQLPGAESAAGGEGKAGDAAPGAAEGGSGAGEEPAADPGCGGRGAGVGAAGVHRSAPCQVQAGDPPAAER, encoded by the exons ATGGATCTTGGGATTGTTGCAGAGAATGAGACT GTGCAGCTGGAGGACAGGAACGAGGGGATGCACCACCTTGGAGACCCCcaggaggagatggggaagCTGCCTGGCTCCAAGACAGATTTCCCAGGCAGGATGGTCCtcagtgaagaggaaaaactgaag aTTTCCAAAGACCTCGTGGATCTCCAGATCGAGACAAACAAAATGAAGGAGCGTTATGAGACTGAGAACTTCGAACTGAAAAATACG ctccaggccctggAGAGCCgagtgcaggagctggagctgtgcagtgccagggTCACGGAGGAGCGAGATTCCTTGCGGGAGCGCCTGCAGGTCCTGGAGAGCAGCCGGCAGCAGCTGGCGGAGGAGTTCATCATCCTGAAAAGCAACTACCTGGCCCTTGGCAGAGAGCTGGACCAGGAG GTGATGAGGAATGAGGAGCTGACCCaagagctgctcagcctggccaAAGAGAGCCCCCACCCTGCTGGCTCGGCCCAGCAATCCTCCCCCGAGCTGCGaagagggagagcagcaggacatCCCCGCTCTGCTCGGAGGGGGAAG CCCGAAGACGCAGCTGCCCCTGAACAcgagcagcaggagctggaaagaAAC TTGCTTGGAAACCAGGATCACATAAAAGTGGAgcttgaaaaactgaagaaagcccacgatgagcagcagcagaagctggaggagCGAGT GCTGGcgctggggaaggagctgcaggaggcgAAGGGAGCGATCGGGGACAGCCGGCACCGGCTGGCGGAGCAGTCAGCG gtgctgctcacgtcccagaggcagctccaggaggTGGAGGCAGAGAACTCCCGGCTGCAGCTCCGGCTGAAGGAGCTGAACGAGGAATATCGCTCCCGGCTGGCGCAGTACATCAGGGATGTGGCG AACTACATGGacagcaaacccagcagcatGACAGGACATGACAAGGTCCCGGCTGGCCAGGCTGCCATGAAGCACTTTGTGGACAGCATGCTCAGGGATATCCGGGCTTCCTACAAGTCCcgggaggagcagctggcacGGGCAGCACGTGGGTACAAGAAACGCATGAAGGACTTGGCCAAGAAGCACGAGAACCTGCTGATTGCCTATGG GTGGCCAGAACCAGCAGGTCCCAGTGAGTGGCAccttcagaagcagcagaactgcTCAGTGATGTCACCCAAAGGAGGGCCTGACCCCTGTGGCTCGTTACAGACTGCAGCGGGAGCAGATCCGCTCCCTGGGGAGCAGTGCCGTGGATTGTGGCCCTGCCGAGCTCCACTTCTCCATCACGgacccagagctgctgacaAACAGCTCCCGGGAGCTGAATCGGCTGCGGGAGGAGAAGGCAAAGCTGGAGatgcagctccaggagctgcagaag GAGGatctggagcaggagaggagccagCTGCTGACCCGGGCTGtggtggcagaggagcaggtgTCGGAGCTGCAGGAGTACATAGATCAGCACCTTGCCAG GTACAAGCAGGAGATCCTCCGGCTGCGGAACGCTGA
- the CCDC78 gene encoding coiled-coil domain-containing protein 78 isoform X3, translated as MDLGIVAENETVQLEDRNEGMHHLGDPQEEMGKLPGSKTDFPGRMVLSEEEKLKISKDLVDLQIETNKMKERYETENFELKNTLQALESRVQELELCSARVTEERDSLRERLQVLESSRQQLAEEFIILKSNYLALGRELDQEVMRNEELTQELLSLAKESPHPAGSAQQSSPELRRGRAAGHPRSARRGKPEDAAAPEHEQQELERNLLGNQDHIKVELEKLKKAHDEQQQKLEERVLALGKELQEAKGAIGDSRHRLAEQSAVLLTSQRQLQEVEAENSRLQLRLKELNEEYRSRLAQYIRDVANYMDSKPSSMTGHDKVPAGQAAMKHFVDSMLRDIRASYKSREEQLARAARGYKKRMKDLAKKHENLLIAYGLQREQIRSLGSSAVDCGPAELHFSITDPELLTNSSRELNRLREEKAKLEMQLQELQKKSLKEASALPVPREQRIWSRRGASC; from the exons ATGGATCTTGGGATTGTTGCAGAGAATGAGACT GTGCAGCTGGAGGACAGGAACGAGGGGATGCACCACCTTGGAGACCCCcaggaggagatggggaagCTGCCTGGCTCCAAGACAGATTTCCCAGGCAGGATGGTCCtcagtgaagaggaaaaactgaag aTTTCCAAAGACCTCGTGGATCTCCAGATCGAGACAAACAAAATGAAGGAGCGTTATGAGACTGAGAACTTCGAACTGAAAAATACG ctccaggccctggAGAGCCgagtgcaggagctggagctgtgcagtgccagggTCACGGAGGAGCGAGATTCCTTGCGGGAGCGCCTGCAGGTCCTGGAGAGCAGCCGGCAGCAGCTGGCGGAGGAGTTCATCATCCTGAAAAGCAACTACCTGGCCCTTGGCAGAGAGCTGGACCAGGAG GTGATGAGGAATGAGGAGCTGACCCaagagctgctcagcctggccaAAGAGAGCCCCCACCCTGCTGGCTCGGCCCAGCAATCCTCCCCCGAGCTGCGaagagggagagcagcaggacatCCCCGCTCTGCTCGGAGGGGGAAG CCCGAAGACGCAGCTGCCCCTGAACAcgagcagcaggagctggaaagaAAC TTGCTTGGAAACCAGGATCACATAAAAGTGGAgcttgaaaaactgaagaaagcccacgatgagcagcagcagaagctggaggagCGAGT GCTGGcgctggggaaggagctgcaggaggcgAAGGGAGCGATCGGGGACAGCCGGCACCGGCTGGCGGAGCAGTCAGCG gtgctgctcacgtcccagaggcagctccaggaggTGGAGGCAGAGAACTCCCGGCTGCAGCTCCGGCTGAAGGAGCTGAACGAGGAATATCGCTCCCGGCTGGCGCAGTACATCAGGGATGTGGCG AACTACATGGacagcaaacccagcagcatGACAGGACATGACAAGGTCCCGGCTGGCCAGGCTGCCATGAAGCACTTTGTGGACAGCATGCTCAGGGATATCCGGGCTTCCTACAAGTCCcgggaggagcagctggcacGGGCAGCACGTGGGTACAAGAAACGCATGAAGGACTTGGCCAAGAAGCACGAGAACCTGCTGATTGCCTATGG ACTGCAGCGGGAGCAGATCCGCTCCCTGGGGAGCAGTGCCGTGGATTGTGGCCCTGCCGAGCTCCACTTCTCCATCACGgacccagagctgctgacaAACAGCTCCCGGGAGCTGAATCGGCTGCGGGAGGAGAAGGCAAAGCTGGAGatgcagctccaggagctgcagaag AAAAGCCTGAAAGAAGCCTCTGCCCTTCCAGTGCCTCGGGAGCA GAGGatctggagcaggagaggagccagCTGCTGA